One segment of Theobroma cacao cultivar B97-61/B2 chromosome 9, Criollo_cocoa_genome_V2, whole genome shotgun sequence DNA contains the following:
- the LOC18589623 gene encoding protein YLS3 — protein sequence MDSAHETLTLSFILLLMLLGFASSDVNQDKTECANQLVGLASCLPYVGGQSKTPTIDCCSGLKQVLDKSRKCLCVLIKDRDDPSLGLKINATLAATLPSTCHAPVNMTECISLLHLAPNSQEAKAFEGYEKLTEGHANTPAANGNSTSSASTAAEKSDGGKGKRWVGVEMAFGVSLWIFTLHQSFGV from the exons ATGGACTCAGCACATGAAACTTTGACACTCTCATTCATCTTGCTTCTGATGCTGCTTGGTTTTGCAAGCTCTGATGTCAACCAAGACAAAACAGAATGTGCTAATCAGCTAGTCGGGCTTGCTTCATGTCTCCCATATGTTGGCGGGCAGTCGAAAACCCCCACCATAGATTGTTGCAGTGGGCTCAAACAGGTGCTGGATAAGAGCAGGAAGTGCCTCTGTGTCTTGATTAAAGATAGAGATGACCCCAGCCTGGGCCTCAAGATCAACGCTACTCTTGCAGCAACCCTTCCTAGCACATGTCATGCACCTGTTAACATGACAGAGTGCATCT CCCTTCTGCACTTGGCACCTAACTCCCAAGAGGCAAAGGCATTTGAAGGATATGAAAAGCTGACAGAGGGGCATGCCAATACCCCAGCTGCCAACG GGAACTCCACCAGCAGTGCATCAACTGCTGCAGAGAAAAGTGATGGAGGAAAGGGAAAGAGATGGGTGGGAGTAGAGATGGCCTTTGGTGTTTCCTTATGGATTTTCACTCTACATCAAAGCTTTGGTGTGTGA